The following proteins are co-located in the Polymorphospora rubra genome:
- a CDS encoding GNAT family N-acetyltransferase: MSAPARTPAPAVAPFRNAVVEQQGWHLRIRQLPLAACNTTRLLQELRAFRAEVLYAGGRRPEFRNRAGEYVDAQLLDFGAYHITAHATATAPPGGYVRLVPPALTSQFQTRALLGPERFRALLDAHQASEDDVYEPSRLVVAEHARGLGLGAVLNAAALAAAQALGAAGVVAICGMDDGQHRFHERFGYRLLPGTEHYDTHYEDHVSAMAHWTGDPNGEYHDLVHQIHRSITAKAAC; the protein is encoded by the coding sequence ATGAGTGCGCCCGCCCGGACGCCCGCGCCCGCCGTCGCCCCGTTCCGGAACGCGGTGGTCGAGCAGCAGGGATGGCACCTGCGTATCCGCCAGCTCCCGCTGGCCGCCTGCAACACCACCAGGCTGCTCCAGGAACTGCGCGCCTTCCGCGCCGAGGTCCTGTACGCCGGCGGCCGGCGCCCGGAGTTCCGCAACCGGGCGGGCGAATACGTCGATGCCCAACTGCTGGACTTCGGCGCGTACCACATCACGGCCCACGCCACCGCGACCGCACCACCCGGCGGCTACGTCAGGCTGGTACCACCGGCCCTGACGAGTCAGTTCCAGACCCGGGCGCTGCTCGGACCCGAGCGGTTCCGTGCTCTCCTGGACGCCCACCAGGCGTCCGAGGACGACGTCTACGAGCCCAGCCGGCTCGTGGTCGCCGAGCACGCCCGGGGCTTGGGCCTGGGGGCCGTGCTGAACGCCGCCGCGCTCGCGGCGGCCCAGGCGCTCGGTGCGGCCGGGGTCGTCGCCATCTGCGGCATGGACGACGGGCAGCACCGGTTCCACGAACGGTTCGGCTACCGGCTCCTGCCGGGAACCGAGCACTACGACACCCACTACGAGGACCACGTCTCCGCCATGGCGCACTGGACCGGTGATCCCAACGGGGAGTACCACGACCTCGTCCACCAGATCCACCGGAGCATCACCGCGAAGGCCGCCTGCTGA
- a CDS encoding GNAT family N-acetyltransferase, translated as MPAHRRHDAAAAPPGLLRAWVAELPPGTIAGHVAVQRAPGSAGLHAELSRLFVTPAARRHSIATALIRQARSWAAEHGHRLTLSVTDDQRSAAVALYEATGWRLSHTTDADWTAPDGGGAAAPLRARRPGRLTRS; from the coding sequence GTGCCGGCACACCGCCGGCACGACGCGGCGGCGGCCCCACCGGGGTTGCTGCGGGCGTGGGTCGCCGAGCTCCCGCCCGGAACCATCGCCGGCCACGTCGCCGTCCAACGCGCTCCCGGAAGCGCAGGGCTTCACGCCGAACTGTCCCGGCTCTTCGTCACCCCGGCGGCCCGCCGGCACTCGATCGCCACCGCGCTGATTCGCCAGGCACGCTCCTGGGCGGCCGAGCACGGTCACCGACTGACGCTGAGCGTCACCGACGACCAGCGGTCGGCCGCCGTCGCGCTGTACGAGGCCACCGGCTGGCGGCTCTCCCACACCACCGACGCCGACTGGACCGCTCCGGACGGGGGCGGTGCGGCTGCGCCACTACGTGCTCGGCGACCGGGACGACTGACCCGGTCCTAG
- a CDS encoding class F sortase, whose protein sequence is MLKLRRPRLAAVLVVVGLVVTAAGLSETGLLHNLFAGADKPPPREFPVMEPSRPIRLAIPSLKIRADVHGLGLADDGSIAVPPLHRHRQAGWYDRGPTPGEFGPAIIVGHADTRDGPSIFHDLPRIRPGAKIEVTRRDRTVGIFEVNSVESFDKKELPAERVYGDYARPGLRLITCGGEFRGGGIGYVDNVVVFASLVETRDP, encoded by the coding sequence ATGCTCAAACTGCGCCGGCCGCGCCTCGCCGCGGTGCTCGTCGTCGTCGGGCTGGTCGTCACCGCCGCCGGCCTGTCCGAGACCGGACTGCTGCACAACCTGTTCGCCGGAGCCGACAAGCCGCCGCCGCGCGAGTTCCCGGTGATGGAGCCGAGCCGGCCGATCCGGCTCGCGATCCCGTCGTTGAAGATCCGGGCCGACGTGCACGGCCTCGGTCTCGCCGACGACGGCTCGATCGCCGTACCGCCGCTGCACCGGCACCGGCAGGCCGGCTGGTACGACCGCGGCCCGACCCCCGGCGAGTTCGGGCCGGCGATCATCGTCGGGCACGCCGACACCCGCGACGGCCCGTCGATCTTCCACGACCTGCCCCGGATCCGGCCCGGCGCGAAGATCGAGGTGACCCGCCGGGACCGGACCGTCGGCATCTTCGAGGTCAACTCGGTGGAGAGCTTCGACAAGAAGGAACTGCCCGCCGAGCGGGTGTACGGCGACTACGCCCGTCCCGGCCTGCGGCTGATCACCTGTGGCGGCGAGTTCCGGGGCGGCGGTATCGGCTACGTCGACAACGTGGTCGTCTTCGCGTCGCTGGTCGAGACCCGCGACCCGTGA
- a CDS encoding antibiotic biosynthesis monooxygenase family protein codes for MAVVKINAIEVPEGAGPELERRFAARAGAVENSPGFLGFELLRPVAGESRYFVYTRWESEEAYQAWAGGSAREAHAGERAKPVASGANLLEFEVVQQVPAAS; via the coding sequence ATGGCTGTCGTGAAGATCAACGCGATCGAGGTGCCCGAGGGCGCCGGCCCCGAACTCGAGCGCCGTTTCGCCGCCCGGGCCGGCGCGGTCGAGAACTCCCCCGGCTTCCTCGGCTTCGAACTGCTGCGTCCGGTCGCCGGCGAGTCCCGCTACTTCGTCTACACCAGGTGGGAGTCCGAGGAGGCCTACCAGGCGTGGGCGGGCGGGTCGGCGCGGGAGGCGCACGCCGGTGAACGCGCCAAGCCGGTCGCCTCCGGCGCCAACCTGCTCGAGTTCGAGGTCGTCCAGCAGGTTCCGGCGGCCTCCTGA
- a CDS encoding exodeoxyribonuclease III: MRLATWNVNSVKARLPRLLEWLATTRPDVLCLQETKCAATAFPTAEVGELGYAVAAHGDGRWNGVAVLSRVGLDDVARGFSDEPGFPDPEARAVAATCAGVRVWSVYVPNGRTPDSPHYLYKLTWLAALRDALAADLSRGPLAVCGDFNVAPTDADVWDPALFVGSTHVTPPEREALAELRRLGLTDVVPTPMKGPHPYTYWDYRAGMFHQNKGMRIDLVYASGDLAALVGNAYVDREARKGKGPSDHAPIVVDLSDGS, from the coding sequence ATGCGTCTGGCGACCTGGAACGTCAACTCCGTGAAGGCCCGGCTCCCCCGCCTGCTCGAGTGGCTGGCCACCACCCGGCCCGACGTGCTCTGTCTCCAGGAGACGAAGTGCGCGGCGACCGCGTTCCCCACCGCCGAGGTCGGCGAGCTGGGATACGCGGTGGCCGCGCACGGCGACGGCCGCTGGAACGGGGTGGCCGTCCTGTCCCGGGTCGGGCTCGACGACGTCGCCCGCGGGTTCTCCGACGAGCCCGGCTTCCCCGACCCGGAGGCCCGCGCGGTCGCCGCGACCTGCGCCGGTGTGCGGGTCTGGTCGGTGTACGTCCCCAACGGCCGCACCCCCGACTCCCCGCACTACCTCTACAAGCTGACCTGGCTGGCCGCCCTGCGCGACGCGCTCGCCGCGGACCTGTCCCGCGGCCCGCTCGCGGTGTGCGGTGACTTCAACGTCGCACCCACCGACGCCGACGTCTGGGACCCGGCGCTGTTCGTCGGCTCGACCCACGTCACCCCGCCGGAACGGGAGGCCCTGGCCGAACTGCGCCGGCTCGGTCTGACCGACGTGGTGCCGACCCCGATGAAGGGCCCGCACCCGTACACGTACTGGGACTACCGGGCCGGGATGTTCCACCAGAACAAGGGCATGCGCATCGACCTGGTGTACGCCAGCGGCGACCTGGCCGCCCTGGTCGGCAACGCGTACGTCGACCGGGAGGCCCGCAAGGGCAAGGGTCCGTCCGACCACGCCCCGATCGTGGTCGACCTTTCCGACGGGTCATGA
- a CDS encoding proteasome assembly chaperone family protein: MLDPHELYELTEDLPELGEPVLLQALTGFVDAGNATRIAREHLLGTLQGRVLATFDIDQLLDYRSRRPTMIFVEDHWESYDEPRLQLHVLDDDAGTPFLLLTGPEPDLQWERFSAAVTALVERLGVRLTVGLTAIPMAVPHTRPTGVTAHASRRELIAGHEPWLQRVQVPGSAGHLIEFRLAEQGRDAMGFAVHVPHYVAQTEYPAAAEVLLTSVSRATGLLLPTEGLRTAAEVVRGDIDRQITQTDEAGALVHALEEQYDAFTRGRQGSNLLAEQTGPLPTADELGAELERFLAEQTRPGDSPNG, encoded by the coding sequence GTGCTCGATCCACACGAGTTGTACGAGCTCACCGAAGACCTGCCCGAACTGGGCGAACCGGTTCTGCTGCAGGCGCTCACCGGATTCGTCGACGCCGGCAACGCGACCCGGATCGCCCGTGAGCATCTGCTCGGCACGCTCCAGGGCCGGGTGCTGGCCACCTTCGACATCGACCAACTGCTGGACTACCGCTCCCGGCGCCCCACGATGATCTTCGTGGAGGACCACTGGGAGAGCTACGACGAACCGCGGCTGCAACTGCACGTGCTCGACGACGACGCCGGGACCCCCTTCCTGCTGCTGACCGGCCCGGAACCGGACCTGCAGTGGGAACGGTTCAGCGCGGCCGTCACCGCGCTGGTCGAGCGGCTCGGCGTACGGCTCACCGTCGGGCTCACCGCGATCCCGATGGCGGTGCCGCACACCCGGCCGACCGGGGTGACCGCGCACGCCAGTCGCCGCGAGCTGATCGCCGGCCACGAGCCGTGGCTGCAGCGCGTCCAGGTGCCGGGCAGTGCCGGCCACCTGATCGAGTTCCGGCTCGCCGAGCAGGGCCGCGACGCGATGGGCTTCGCCGTGCACGTACCGCACTACGTCGCGCAGACCGAATACCCGGCGGCGGCCGAGGTGCTGCTGACCTCGGTGTCGCGGGCCACCGGCCTGCTGCTGCCGACCGAGGGGCTGCGTACGGCGGCCGAGGTGGTCCGCGGGGACATCGACCGGCAGATCACTCAGACCGACGAGGCCGGGGCGCTTGTGCACGCCCTGGAGGAGCAGTACGACGCGTTCACCCGGGGCCGACAGGGCAGCAACCTGCTCGCCGAGCAGACCGGCCCGCTGCCCACCGCCGACGAACTGGGCGCCGAACTGGAACGCTTCCTGGCCGAGCAGACCCGCCCGGGCGACTCGCCGAACGGCTGA
- a CDS encoding peptidase M23, with translation MRDDHTLETESGAAATTDRSAEAPSTDPASGVPTATRPTRQALGELLDRSTDTLHELIARSDRTVERLRVHTGARLTAVRNDPRLRALRDHPWVAAVLDNARVRELADRRSPARLALAIGVICCLGIVAFAETRSATVERRLPSDVTAAQARADEVRSRAGQPASRSFERQPGADTSDTTSPAEPRDGAAAEQPAANDGEQAAPAAPVEAEAPAIPEQVAPVAGLSQIQMDNALAIVRAGHDLNMPRRAHIIAVATAMQESNLLNRASEVLPESKNYPHQGTGWDHDSVGLFQQRTSTGWGPVASLMDPAYSATQFYKALARVPGWDQMRLTVAAQTVQVSAYPEHYAKHEGNATAVVDAIISRS, from the coding sequence ATGCGTGACGACCACACACTTGAAACCGAGTCCGGCGCCGCAGCCACCACTGACCGTTCGGCCGAGGCCCCCTCGACCGACCCGGCCAGCGGCGTACCCACCGCCACCCGGCCCACCCGGCAGGCTCTCGGGGAACTGCTCGACCGCTCCACCGACACCCTGCACGAGCTGATCGCCCGGTCCGACCGGACCGTCGAACGCCTCCGTGTCCACACCGGAGCCAGACTCACCGCCGTACGGAACGACCCGCGACTGCGCGCCCTGCGCGACCACCCATGGGTCGCAGCCGTCCTCGACAACGCCCGGGTCCGCGAACTGGCCGACCGGCGCAGCCCCGCCCGGCTCGCCCTCGCCATCGGCGTCATCTGCTGCCTCGGCATCGTCGCCTTCGCCGAAACCCGGTCCGCCACCGTCGAGCGCAGGCTCCCCTCCGACGTCACCGCCGCGCAGGCCCGCGCCGACGAGGTCCGCTCCCGGGCCGGCCAGCCCGCCTCCCGCTCCTTCGAACGCCAGCCGGGCGCCGACACCTCCGACACCACCTCCCCGGCCGAGCCGCGGGACGGGGCCGCCGCCGAGCAGCCCGCCGCGAACGACGGCGAGCAGGCCGCACCCGCCGCACCGGTCGAAGCCGAGGCGCCCGCCATCCCGGAGCAGGTCGCGCCCGTCGCCGGCCTGTCCCAGATCCAGATGGACAACGCGCTGGCCATCGTCCGGGCCGGCCACGACCTGAACATGCCCCGCCGGGCGCACATCATCGCCGTCGCGACCGCGATGCAGGAGAGCAACCTGCTCAACCGGGCCAGCGAGGTCCTTCCGGAGTCGAAGAACTACCCGCACCAGGGCACCGGCTGGGACCACGACTCGGTCGGCCTCTTCCAGCAGCGCACCAGCACCGGCTGGGGACCGGTCGCCAGCCTGATGGACCCGGCCTACTCCGCCACCCAGTTCTACAAGGCGCTCGCCCGGGTGCCCGGCTGGGACCAGATGCGGCTCACCGTGGCGGCCCAGACCGTGCAGGTGTCGGCGTACCCCGAGCACTACGCCAAGCACGAGGGAAACGCCACCGCCGTCGTCGACGCCATCATCAGCCGGTCCTAG
- a CDS encoding EcsC family protein has translation MPLWGPPPTTPATYPAPAAYPAPAGYPYATAAGSASVPPATGQAAVPVAAPSADGPGDPASDDGTAAPPASLWEKMRADPQYAPEHLAIEAVRRLGPEARRWVERLHIQQPGLHPDVVAQKAAKKFINLARLSGAVSGATGLPGAVVDVGILAWTQARMVLHIAAAYGVDPAHPDRATDLLVLQKVHKVAETARMALGVAAGREKAGALFRTGSKTPVGQVALKLGMKLAQMAGVKAAKKLFAKMVPGAAIILGTWANSSATTDLARRSQALYRQPAIGQLPYQRNP, from the coding sequence ATGCCGCTCTGGGGGCCGCCGCCGACCACACCGGCCACCTACCCGGCGCCCGCCGCGTACCCCGCGCCCGCGGGGTACCCGTACGCCACGGCCGCCGGATCCGCGTCGGTGCCGCCGGCGACCGGTCAGGCCGCGGTCCCGGTCGCGGCGCCGTCCGCCGACGGTCCCGGCGACCCGGCGTCCGACGACGGGACCGCCGCCCCGCCGGCCAGCCTGTGGGAGAAGATGCGGGCCGACCCGCAGTACGCCCCCGAGCACCTCGCCATCGAAGCCGTCCGCCGGCTCGGTCCGGAGGCCCGCCGCTGGGTCGAGCGGCTGCACATCCAGCAGCCGGGACTGCACCCCGACGTCGTCGCGCAGAAGGCGGCGAAGAAGTTCATCAACCTGGCCCGGCTCTCCGGCGCCGTCTCCGGCGCGACCGGCCTGCCCGGTGCCGTCGTCGACGTCGGCATCCTGGCCTGGACCCAGGCCAGGATGGTGCTGCACATCGCCGCCGCGTACGGCGTCGACCCGGCCCACCCCGACCGGGCCACCGACCTCCTCGTCCTGCAGAAGGTCCACAAGGTCGCCGAGACCGCCCGGATGGCACTCGGGGTGGCCGCCGGCCGGGAGAAGGCCGGCGCGCTCTTCCGTACCGGATCGAAGACCCCGGTCGGCCAGGTGGCGCTGAAGCTCGGCATGAAGCTCGCCCAGATGGCCGGCGTCAAGGCCGCCAAGAAGCTCTTCGCCAAGATGGTTCCCGGCGCGGCGATCATCCTCGGCACCTGGGCCAACTCGTCGGCGACCACCGACCTCGCCCGGCGCAGTCAGGCGCTCTACCGGCAGCCGGCGATCGGCCAGTTGCCGTACCAGCGCAACCCCTGA